A stretch of the Halomonas sp. CH40 genome encodes the following:
- a CDS encoding DUF2442 domain-containing protein, whose amino-acid sequence MAITEDAIQQAEARMADKRDHAHAVEAYYDCRTQRVIVRLQSGLELAIPPDLIEGLAEATQSNLADIELSPSGLGLHWPQLDADLYVPALLEGQFGSRQWMTQQLDTTKTKSSRASDFKGARPHQRQA is encoded by the coding sequence ATGGCCATTACTGAGGATGCCATTCAACAAGCAGAAGCTCGCATGGCAGACAAACGTGATCACGCTCATGCAGTTGAAGCTTATTACGACTGTCGCACCCAGCGTGTGATTGTTCGCCTTCAATCAGGACTTGAGCTCGCAATTCCTCCAGATCTCATTGAGGGTCTGGCAGAAGCTACGCAGAGTAACCTGGCCGATATTGAGCTATCCCCTTCAGGGCTTGGATTACACTGGCCTCAGCTTGATGCTGATCTGTATGTACCTGCTCTTCTCGAAGGTCAGTTTGGCTCCAGACAATGGATGACCCAGCAACTTGATACGACAAAAACCAAGTCGTCTAGAGCCAGTGATTTCAAGGGAGCAAGACCACATCAAAGACAGGCATAA
- a CDS encoding dipeptide ABC transporter ATP-binding protein has protein sequence MAEHSAQQAFAPSSSTLLDVKHLSVGFDGSQVVDNLSFSVKAGETLALVGESGSGKSVSALGVMNLLPDNAQVSGERSLAGTDLASLKRSQWKTILGNQVGFVFQEPMTSLNPLHRVGKQIGETLRLHQGLTGKAARQRARELLEQVRLPRPDELLDAWPHQLSGGQRQRVMIAMAIANQPKLLIADEPTTALDVTVQQEILALLRDLRDQHSMGMLFITHDLNLVRAHADRVCVMYQGQQQESGPVSQVFNHPQSDYTSALLAAEPQGRPKPIGRVQPRLEATRLSVAFARPRAGLFRRQPAPFVAVEPTDLYVAPGETLGIVGESGSGKTTLASAVMRLVQSQGEVYLGEDALHQLTGKALRRQRHRFQMVFQDPYGALSPRMSVFDIVSEGLRFHFPALSISEVEKRVHQTLQEVGLQESVASRYPHEFSGGQRQRIAIARAIILEPELLVLDEPTSALDRTVQKQIVELLRDLQARRQLSYLFISHDLAVVLAMAHRIMVLKEGEVVESGPSQDLLTAPQHEYTRRLVKAAQLV, from the coding sequence ATGGCTGAACACTCGGCTCAGCAGGCATTCGCCCCATCGTCGTCAACGCTTTTGGACGTCAAGCACCTGAGTGTCGGCTTCGATGGCAGCCAGGTCGTCGACAACCTCAGTTTTAGCGTCAAGGCGGGGGAAACCCTGGCACTGGTAGGCGAATCCGGCTCGGGGAAGTCCGTCTCGGCGCTGGGGGTCATGAACCTCTTGCCGGACAATGCACAGGTCAGCGGTGAACGTTCACTGGCAGGTACTGACCTAGCCAGCCTGAAACGCTCGCAGTGGAAAACCATTCTGGGTAATCAGGTCGGGTTTGTGTTCCAAGAGCCGATGACGTCTCTGAACCCCCTGCATCGGGTCGGCAAGCAGATAGGTGAAACCCTGCGCCTGCATCAGGGCCTGACCGGCAAGGCGGCACGCCAACGCGCCCGGGAACTGCTTGAACAGGTGCGCCTGCCGCGCCCGGATGAGCTACTGGATGCCTGGCCTCATCAGCTTTCTGGTGGCCAGCGCCAGCGGGTAATGATTGCCATGGCCATTGCCAATCAGCCAAAGCTGTTGATTGCCGACGAGCCGACCACCGCCCTGGATGTGACGGTTCAACAGGAAATTCTTGCCCTGCTGCGTGACCTGCGTGATCAGCACTCCATGGGCATGCTGTTTATTACCCATGACCTTAACCTGGTACGCGCCCATGCAGATAGAGTCTGCGTTATGTATCAAGGCCAACAGCAGGAAAGCGGCCCGGTCAGTCAGGTATTCAATCACCCCCAAAGCGATTACACCTCTGCGCTGCTGGCGGCAGAGCCCCAAGGCCGCCCCAAGCCGATTGGGCGTGTCCAGCCGCGCCTGGAAGCCACTCGGCTGAGTGTCGCCTTTGCACGCCCCAGGGCAGGCCTTTTTCGCCGTCAGCCGGCGCCTTTTGTGGCCGTAGAGCCCACTGATCTCTATGTGGCCCCTGGGGAAACCCTGGGGATTGTCGGGGAATCCGGCTCAGGCAAGACCACTCTGGCTTCTGCCGTGATGCGTCTGGTGCAAAGCCAGGGCGAGGTTTACCTGGGGGAAGATGCCCTGCATCAGCTGACGGGCAAGGCTCTCAGGCGCCAGCGGCACCGTTTTCAGATGGTCTTTCAGGATCCTTATGGCGCCCTGTCACCGCGGATGTCGGTGTTTGATATCGTCAGCGAAGGGTTACGCTTTCATTTTCCAGCGCTTTCAATCAGCGAGGTGGAAAAGCGCGTTCACCAGACCCTGCAGGAAGTTGGCCTGCAGGAAAGCGTGGCTTCCCGCTACCCGCACGAGTTTTCCGGCGGGCAGCGCCAGCGTATCGCCATTGCCCGAGCGATCATTCTTGAACCTGAATTGCTGGTGCTGGATGAGCCGACCTCAGCCCTCGACCGCACGGTGCAAAAGCAGATTGTCGAACTGCTGCGCGATTTACAGGCCAGGCGCCAGCTGAGCTATCTGTTTATCAGCCACGACCTTGCCGTGGTGCTTGCCATGGCGCACCGCATCATGGTACTCAAGGAAGGCGAGGTGGTGGAATCAGGCCCCAGCCAGGACCTGCTGACCGCACCACAGCATGAGTACACACGGCGGCTGGTAAAAGCCGCCCAGCTGGTTTGA
- a CDS encoding amidohydrolase, producing MSKLTTTLVQCDLRWEDPAANHRHLDALLGDLDVNTTDVIVLPEMFATGFTMNSREQAQPMEHSESVAWLKAQAHKRGCVITGSVAIKEDGEYYNRLIWAAPDGELIVYDKRHLFRMAGEHERYAMGEGRKVITYKGFRILLSVCYDLRFPVWMRQQAAEDETFEYDAILCVANWPAPRRHPWRTLLQARAIENLCYVIGVNRVGEDIKGLAYSGDSLLVDFKGEPLVDHPAYEAFVETATLDLDALNEFREKFPAWQDSDRFELLPGVGH from the coding sequence ATGAGCAAGCTAACCACCACATTGGTGCAATGTGACCTGCGCTGGGAAGATCCTGCTGCCAATCATCGTCATCTTGATGCTCTGCTGGGTGATCTTGACGTTAACACAACCGATGTGATCGTCCTGCCGGAAATGTTTGCGACCGGTTTCACCATGAACTCCCGGGAGCAGGCCCAGCCCATGGAACACAGTGAAAGCGTGGCCTGGCTGAAAGCCCAGGCGCACAAGCGCGGCTGCGTGATAACAGGGAGTGTGGCTATCAAGGAAGATGGCGAATACTACAATCGCTTGATATGGGCAGCGCCTGACGGTGAGCTGATTGTGTATGACAAGCGTCATCTGTTCAGAATGGCTGGTGAGCATGAACGCTATGCCATGGGCGAAGGCCGCAAGGTGATTACCTACAAGGGGTTTCGGATCCTGCTTAGCGTCTGCTATGACCTGCGCTTTCCGGTCTGGATGCGCCAGCAAGCGGCTGAGGATGAGACGTTTGAATATGATGCCATTCTGTGTGTTGCCAATTGGCCAGCACCCCGTCGTCACCCCTGGCGGACGCTGCTACAGGCCCGTGCGATCGAGAATCTCTGCTATGTGATAGGCGTCAACCGTGTGGGCGAGGATATCAAAGGCCTGGCCTATAGCGGTGACTCCCTGCTGGTGGATTTCAAAGGCGAGCCCTTGGTGGATCACCCAGCCTATGAGGCCTTTGTGGAAACGGCCACGCTGGATCTGGATGCCCTGAATGAATTCCGTGAAAAATTTCCTGCCTGGCAGGATAGCGACCGTTTTGAACTGCTACCCGGAGTTGGCCACTGA
- a CDS encoding pseudouridine synthase: MRLDRFLSETTDLTRSLAKRALKNGEVEINGLPAKQPALHIDPDSDRITWQGEVLALVGLRYLMLHKPVGVECTARRGLYPRAIDLIDLPNADRLQPVGRLDVDTTGLLLMSDDGHWAHRIMSPKHLCAKVYLATLAEPWEGERAESAIKQVAEGVLLDGEEEVTKPAILEMLSPTQAKLTLTEGRYHQVKRMFAALGNHVEQLHRHSIGAIVLDDDLPPGEWRELSAEEVALF, encoded by the coding sequence ATGCGCCTTGACCGCTTTTTAAGTGAAACCACTGACCTGACCCGCAGCCTGGCCAAGCGGGCATTGAAAAATGGCGAAGTGGAAATCAACGGCTTGCCCGCCAAGCAGCCCGCCCTGCACATTGACCCGGACAGCGACAGGATAACCTGGCAGGGAGAAGTGCTGGCCCTGGTGGGGTTGCGTTACCTGATGCTTCACAAGCCGGTCGGCGTGGAATGTACGGCGCGACGCGGGCTGTATCCCCGGGCCATCGACCTGATTGACCTGCCCAATGCAGATCGGCTGCAGCCCGTCGGGCGTCTGGATGTGGATACCACCGGGCTGTTATTGATGAGTGATGACGGCCACTGGGCGCATCGCATCATGTCGCCCAAGCATCTTTGTGCCAAAGTCTACCTCGCTACCCTGGCTGAGCCTTGGGAAGGTGAGCGTGCCGAAAGCGCCATAAAGCAGGTTGCCGAAGGGGTCTTGCTTGACGGTGAAGAAGAAGTCACCAAGCCTGCCATCCTGGAGATGCTCAGCCCCACACAGGCAAAGCTGACCCTGACGGAAGGGCGCTACCATCAGGTCAAGCGGATGTTTGCCGCGCTGGGCAATCATGTCGAGCAGCTGCATCGCCATTCGATTGGCGCCATCGTGCTGGATGACGACCTGCCACCCGGTGAATGGCGCGAGCTCAGTGCCGAAGAAGTAGCGCTGTTTTAG
- the rarD gene encoding EamA family transporter RarD: protein MSAQPLRDPEATKGVMFGLTAYMMWGCFPLFFALFDGVPAFEILIHRILWSCLFLVGLITLLQRWSPVVAALSEPKRLSRVLACALLIALNWGVYIYAVESKQVLQASLGYFLTPLVNVGLGILVLREVMAKLQLIALGLATLAIGIQFVLLGEMPWLSLILAFSFGTYGLFRKQVPLDGLSGLFVETLLLMPLALIAFSWLTFEGSSHFAGDTRTTLLLIASGVLTALPLMAFAGATRRLRLATIGFLMYINPSMQFFIALLFFKEALSLIQLLTFVLIWTGLALYSYSAWQQSKPRPAASAAR, encoded by the coding sequence ATGTCTGCTCAACCCCTGCGTGACCCTGAAGCCACCAAAGGCGTTATGTTCGGGCTTACTGCCTATATGATGTGGGGCTGCTTCCCACTGTTTTTCGCCCTGTTTGACGGCGTACCTGCCTTTGAGATCCTGATACACCGGATTCTATGGTCGTGTCTGTTTCTGGTGGGGTTGATCACCTTGCTCCAGCGCTGGTCGCCTGTGGTCGCCGCACTCAGCGAGCCGAAACGCCTGAGCCGGGTGTTGGCTTGTGCCTTGCTGATCGCCCTGAACTGGGGGGTTTACATCTATGCGGTGGAAAGCAAACAGGTATTGCAGGCCAGCCTGGGCTATTTTTTGACGCCTCTGGTCAATGTGGGGCTGGGGATACTGGTACTCAGGGAGGTCATGGCGAAACTGCAGCTGATTGCGCTAGGCCTGGCAACCCTGGCCATTGGCATCCAGTTTGTGCTGCTCGGTGAGATGCCCTGGTTGAGCCTGATACTGGCATTTTCATTTGGCACCTATGGGCTGTTTCGTAAACAGGTACCGCTGGATGGTCTGTCTGGACTCTTTGTGGAAACGCTGCTGCTGATGCCGTTAGCACTGATCGCCTTCAGCTGGTTGACCTTTGAAGGTAGCTCACATTTTGCCGGTGACACACGTACCACCCTGCTGCTGATTGCCAGCGGTGTACTCACCGCCCTTCCACTGATGGCGTTCGCCGGTGCTACCCGGCGCTTACGCCTGGCCACCATTGGGTTTCTGATGTACATCAACCCCAGCATGCAGTTCTTTATCGCCCTGTTGTTTTTCAAGGAAGCCCTGTCACTGATCCAGCTACTCACCTTTGTGCTGATCTGGACCGGGCTGGCGCTTTATTCCTATTCAGCCTGGCAGCAGTCAAAACCACGCCCGGCCGCCTCAGCGGCTCGGTAA